The Brassica oleracea var. oleracea cultivar TO1000 chromosome C6, BOL, whole genome shotgun sequence genomic interval AAAGTTCGCTTGTTGGACACGGTCTCCAACTAGAAGGGTGACTGGATCGTGAAGGGGTATGAGCGTGACAAACCCGCTGAGCTCACCACGGATGTGTAGGATGGCCTCATCCGTTATTGGCGCCTTCCTGATTCCATTAGAATCGCCCAGGCTTGCTCTAACTCCCGTAACACGGTCGATGAGCACGGGAACGGGCCGATGCTTCACACTACGGGCCAAAAACCCCACACCGGTGTCCGTTTGGAAATGGTAATTAAATATTTTATTAAATAATTTTTTAATAATTATATTAATTTATTCTANNNNNNNNNNNNNNNNNNNNNNNNNNNNNNNNNNNNNNNNNNNNNNNNNNNNNNNNNNNNNNNNNNNNNNNNNNNNNNNNNNNNNNNNNNNNNNNNNNNNNNNNNNNNNNNNNNNNNNNNNNNNNNNNNNNNNNNNNNNNNNNNNNNNNNNNNNNNNNNNNNNNNNNNNNNNNNNNNNNNNNNNNNNNNNNNNNNNNNNNNNNNNNNNNNNNNNNNNNNNNNNNNNNNNNNNNNNNNNNNNNNNNNNNNNNNNNNNNNNNNNNNNNNNNNNNNNNNNNNNNNNNNNNNNNNNNNNNNNNNNNNNNNNNNNNNNNNNNNNNNNNNNNNNNNNNNNNNNNNNNNNNNNNNNNNNNNNNNNNNNNNNNNNNNNNNNNNNNNNNNNNNNNNNNNNNNNNNNNNNNNNNNNNNNNNNNNNNNNNNNNNNNNNNNNNNNNNNNNNNNNNNNNNNNNNNNNNNNNNNNNNNNNNNNNNNNNNNNNNNNNNNNNNNNNNNNNNNNNNNNNNNNNNNNNNNNNNNNNNNNNNNNNNNNNNNNNNNNNNNNNNNNNNNNNNNNNNNNNNNNNNNNNNNNNNNNNNNNNNNNNNNNNNNNNNNNNNNNNNNNNNNNNNNNNNNNNNNNNNNNNNNNNNNNNNNNNNNNNNNNNNNNNNNNNNNNNNNNNNNNNNNNNNNNNNNNNNNNNNNNNNAATAACGACGAAACTTAAAATTAAATATGGGGTTTGGAATATATGAAGTAGAAAATTAAAGATGGGGTTTGGGTTTCGGGTTACGGGTTTGGGCTTTCGGGTTTCGGGTTTGGGGGTTGGGGTATGGGGTTTCGGGTTTAGGTTTTCGGATTCTAGGGATTTAAACATAACACTCGTTAATTCCACGTAGGATGAAATCGTCGTAAATACANNNNNNNNNNNNNNNNNNNNNNNNNNNNNNNNNNNNNNNNNNNNNNNNNNNNNNNNNNNNNNNNNNNNNNNNNNNNNNNNNNNNNNNNNNNNNNNNNNNNNNNNNNNNNNNNNNNNNNNNNNNNNNNNNNNNNNNNNNNNNNNNNNNNNNNNNNNNNNNNNNNNNNNNNNNNNNNNNNNNNNNNNNNNNNNNNNNNNNNNNNNNNNNNNNNNNNNNNNNNNNNNNNNNNNNNNNNNNNNNNNNNNNNNNNNNNNNNNNNNNNNNNNNNNNNNNNNNNNNNNNNNNNNNNNNNNNNNNNNNNNNNNNNNNNNNNNNNNNNNNNNNNNNNNNNNNNNNNNNNNNNNNNNNNNNNNNNNNNNNNNNNNNNNNNNNNNNNNNNNNNNNNNNNNNNNNNNNNNNNNNNNNNNNNNNNNNNNNNNNNNNNNNNNNNNNNNNNNNNNNNNNNNNNNNNNNNNNNNNNNNNNNNNNNNNNNNNNNNNNNNNNNNNNNNNNNNNNNNNNNNNNNNNNNNNNNNNNNNNNNNNNNNNNNNNNNNNNNNNNNNNNNNNNNNNNNNNNNNNNNNNNNNNNNNNNNNNNNNNNNNNNNNNNNNNNNNNNNNNNNNNNNNNNNNNNNNNNNNNNNNNNNNNNNNNNNNNNNNNNNNNNNNNNNNNNAATGTACGACCTCTTTACGTGGAAACCTTACGAGGAAATGACGAGAAACATTTAACGAGTATTTTACGAGGAACCATTTACGAGGAATTAACGAGGAAAAGTTTACGACCATTTTACGAGGAAATCATTTCGTGGTTGTTACGTGTATTTTGCGAGGAAACTCTTTCAAGGTATTTACATGTAGATTACGAGGAACTATTTTCGAGGTATTTACGAGGAATTATAGCGACGTCCTTACGTGGAATATTGACGTGGTCTTTACGACGAATCGCTCTACTTCGTCTTTACGACGAAATATATTCCTCGCTAAGTTACGACAAATTAGCGAGGAAATATGTGTTACGACAGACGTGTAACGAGCAAACGCGTTTCCTCGCTAATTCGTCGTAAAGCCAACACCGCCCTCGTTAAGATTATGTTTTCTTGTAGTGACTCCACGTTTTTCTTAAAAAACGGTCACCAACATCGCCAATTACGGATCACTCTTGGCCAGTTTCTCACACTATTTTGCAGGCCCCACGACACGTTGCGACCCGCGATTGGTTCCGTTTTATTTTTTTTTTGTTTTTAAATGTTAAAAAAAAAAAATTTAGAAACCTAAAATGGGTTTTACCCGATAATCATGCTCTTAGGTCTGCGCATCGAGGTGTCTCAAGCCTCATTGTTGACTTAAAGCTCCTCACATGTCTTGTCTTTGCTCCTGAATCTCTTGCTCTCTCATCTCTCTCTTGCCATAGACTATTCCCACCGTCACCGATACGCCAATCCAAATTGGAGTAATTGGATGCGCAGAAATCGCTAGAACAGTCTCCCGTGCCATCGACCTTGCTCCAAACGCTACTATCGCAGCCGTTGCAAGCCGCTCTTTAGAGAAAGCCAAAACGTTTGCTACCGTCAATGGCTACAAACAATCTGTGAAGATCCACGGTTCCTACGAATCGATTCTAGAAGATCCAGAGGTTGATGCTCTTTACATTCCTCTCCCAACTAGCCTCCATGTCGAGTGGGCTGTACGTGCTGCCGAGAGTGGAAAGCACATCCTTCTGAAGAAGCCCGTGGCTATGAACGTAACTGAGTTCGATAAGATTGTCGCGGCTTGCGAAAAGAATGGTGTTCAGATTATGGATGGTACCATGTGGGCTCATCATCCTAGAACGGCTAAGCTTAAGGAGTTCCTCTTCGATTCAGACCGTTTTGGTCAGCTCAAAAACGTAAGTACTCCACCAAGATACTATTTCGCTAAACGTTTGATTGTCAGATTCAATAGGTCTTGTTCTCAGAGTAGTGGTATAGAGTTTGGAATCATGATATATATACTAGATGTTTTAATTTGGGTTTTTCCTTTTTTTTCTATGAAAAAACCTCACTAATCATCAAATCAAGATTTTAGGAATTTGATTTTCCTTTTAAAAACTAGAATTATCTGTGTTTCCTATTTTATTTCAAAACATATAATCTACTTTTTATATTTCAAAACCAATCACATAAAATGATCTTAAACGCAATAGACACTTGGTATATATATAGCGTATGCCTAGGACAGATCGGGTATTCGGGCAATTTTAAGGTATCCGGATCCAGATCCTCGGATCCATAATTTTACTATCCTTATCCGGATCCGGGGTTCTCGGATATCCGGGCGTCGGATATCCTTCTAAAAATTGTAATATCCAGCGGATATCCGGATTCAGATTTGGATCCTTTAAATAAATAAAAATAATAATATTAATATATAAAAAATATTAACAATAATTAAAAAATAAAAATATATATAATATTTTTAATTATTTCTATGTATAATATTACAAAATTTACATAAAATTTATATATACTATTATAAAAATGAAAATATATTAAATAAAATTAGTTTTTATATATAGATATTACTATTTTTGAAATAGTTATTAATAAAACTTACGGATCCGGATATCCGGACTAAAAAATCAAGATATTCGGATCCGGCTTTGACGGATCCAACATTTTACTATCCGAATCCGTATTCGGCCCCTCCGGATATCCGGATTTTCGGATCGGATCCGGAACGGATCTCGGATCGAATCCGGATCTCGGATAAAAGTCTCATGCCTAAATTATAGCGGACGAATATTTCTTAATTTATATAGTGTAACATTTATATATTTAAATTTTAAGAGAAGAAGTACTATATAAGAAGAAAACGTTCTTTTTAAGAATCTAAAAATATTTTTAAATGATTTAATAAAACTATAAAAAGACTTTTAAAAATGTACAAAATGGAGATACATATATATAAGTTTTTTTCAATATGGAGATATATATATATATATATATATATATATTATAAGTATAAGTTTTAAACTTATTTGCAAATGAATGTAATTTGATAGTTTAAAATCTAAGAAAAATAATTTAAGAAAATCAGGTTAAACAACATAACTTATTTGGTTGCTTCTCTTGAAGTCTTCGTCACTGGACATGCACCGCAGGTACATAGTTCCTTCTCGTTAGCTGGTGATGAAGATTTCCTTAAAAACGACATCCGTGTGAAACCGAATCTTGATGGTCTCGGCGCGCTCGTAGACCTTGGATGGTATGCAATCCGAGCAGCGCTTTTCGCCAACAACTTCGAGCTTCCCAAAATCGTGGCGGCCTCTCCAGGCACTGTCCTAAACGAGTCAGGAGTGATTCTCTCATGTGGTGCATCTCTGAGCTGGGAAGACGGACGAACTGCAACCATATACTTTTTTGGCAAATGTAGCGATGGAGATAGCTGCCGTGGGAACAAAAGGCACACTTTGTGTTCAAGACTTTGTTATCCCCTTTGAGGAAACCCAAGCATCGATCGTTCACCACTTGCACGAAAGCTCCGTTCATGAATCCCTGGTTAATCGCCCTAGCGAACACACGGTTAAGACAGAGATCCCGCAAGAGGCGTGCATGGTGAGAGAATTTGCCAGGTTGGTTGGAGAGATCAAGAACAAAGGTGCGGAGCCTGACGGGTTTTGGCCAAACATTAGCCGCAAGACACAGCTGGTGGTTGATGCTATCAAAGAGTCTGTTGATAAAAACTGTGAACAGATTAGTCTCTCTGGTCGTTGAAGAAAAAAAGGCTCAAATTAATTAGCGGTTCTATTTTCTTGTTTCCAAAATTTTTGTTTATTCCATGGTGGCTTTTCAGGTTTCTTCAAACTTCTTTGTTTGTTATTGTTTCGTTTCTTTCTTCGTTGATTTGATAATAATAAACCACTGGAGGAAAAAAAAACTAAATCATCAAAATTACAAGCAAGAGAAAATGGCCAAAGAAAAGTTGTTCGAGAATTAGACGCAACTGCGAGAAGAGAAATAATGTTTGTTTTTGTGGTTTGGTCCTTCGTGTATGGTTTTTGCATAGTATCCTATTTTCTATTATCTTTCAAATAAAATACCATCCTGTATATATTAGCTTTGACCCAAGTTAAAAATAAAACTATTAACATGTGAATCGAGTCACTATGCATAACGTATCGAACTTGATCCAAAAAAAAAATCTATAAAGAGCTAGAACACACAGAAGTCCTTAGCATTTCCCTCTTCTTCTTAAGTTGGTTTACTTTGCTTCCCATGAAGTAATGGACTTGGTTTAATATTCTTGTACTTAGTATGTGCCATGATGCTTACTATGATGTCTCATGTGGTCCAACCATTACATGTGGGGTACTTATTTAACATAAGTCCCAATAAAACACTTTTAGTCTGACTACAGAACTGAATCTTAGGACATTTCTTTGTTTAACTACTTTTTAATGCAAAAAGAAAGATAAGATAAGAGCCAACAACGATGTTTCTTGGAAGTTTACAGCTATAGTGCTTGTAAACCAAGTAGCTCTGGATAATTAATTGAACTTGCTCACTAAGCTACATAGAATAAATAAAAGACCAAAAAGAAAGGGATTTCAAGAAAAGTCATTCTTCTTTTGGATAATAGATAATCTTTTCTCTTTAGTCTCTTCAGAAGAAACTTTTTGGTTCGTTTCTTTGCTTCATAGCTTTTGCTATATTCTGATTCTGAGAATTACTTCTACTCTAGTCACTAATCCACCGGTTGATTCTTTCGGATTTGCATATAAAGCATTGGATTTTTACCATTTTTTCTGCCTCAAGAATCGAAAAAATGAAAATCTTTCTTAGGTGTTTCAAACCCAAATTCTACAAGAAATGGTTAGCTTTCTTTGTTCTTTGCCGAATGAGTGTTGAGGTATTTTCATTAACTATTGTTGTTGAAATGAAATACAGTAAATCTGCAACAAGTTACATGAAGATTCGGCTAGAAATAGTAAGGAAAAGAAGGATTGCAATGATTAAGTTTTTGAAAATGGACATTGTGGAATTTCTCAAGAATGGCCTTGATTATGATGCTTATAGAAGAGTAAGAACTCACTTACCCTTCTTTCTATAATCATGACCCTAATAAGCTTCCTCTGTTATTGAGGGGTTTTAATCTGTTAATTACTTGTTATCCAAGGCAGAAGTATTACTTGAAGAGCTTAGAATTATATCGTGTTATGACATCCTTGAGCAATTCTGCGATTGTATCTCAGAAAATCTCTCTCTTATGCTGAAGAAAAGGTTCTTAACTTTTTTCCCTTCTAATCTATTTTTTCACTACAAAAGCTCTCAATGTTATTTTTTGGTTTCCTTTTAGGGAATGTCCTGAAGAATGCAGAGAAGCAGTTTCCTCTTTGATATATGCAGCTGCATGGGTTCCTGATGTTCCTGAACTTAAGGATCTCAGGGCCGTGTTTACGCGTAGATTTGGGAGTTTCATTGCTTCTTCTGTCAATTATGAAGTTGGTTTATTATACTTAATAATCTAGGGGGTTTCTTCTTGCACGTATTGACATTATATTATGTTTCTTGAAACCTTGCAGCTCGTTGAGAAAACTGAACTGAGAAGAAGACCATCACGTGAGCTCAAGATTCAGACAGTGAAAGACATTGCAAAAGAGTTTTCTATTGATTGGGATCCTACAGCCTTGAACCTGTTGCTGCTTAGACAGACTTCAGCTTTGCAAGTAAGTTTGGTGCTGTTCGTTTGCTCACCCAGGTGATCCATCTGGGTGAAGATGTAAATCGATGTTCGTTTTGTGCATTATAATGCTACATCCAGATGGACCACCCAACTGAATTTTTAAAAACTTATCTCAAATTCTCATCTAAATGAATGTGAGTCTTAATGGTGCATCTGTATGCAGATGCATCTAGTTCAGTCCTAAATGATAAATGACAAAATGACCTTTTAAAATCAAAATATTATTTTCCAACCGTAAATTCCGTTTTTCTACATATACATTTTTCTGCCAGAACCAAAAAATACATTTTCTCGCAAAAACTGAAAAACACTTTCTCGCCAAAACCGCAAAATGCGTTTTTCTGCAAAAAACGTAAAATGCACATTTCCATAAAAATACACTTTTCGGCCAAACCAGTAAAACTGCACTTTTCGGCCAAACCCGAAAAACTGCATTTTCCCGCCAAAACCGAAAAACGCATTTTCCCGCCAAAACCCCAAAAAAGCATTTTTCGCCAAAATCAAAAAAACACAATTTTCCCGTCAAAACCGGAAAATGCATTTTCTCACCAAAACCGGAAAAACACAATTTTCCCGCCAAAACTGGAAAAAATCATTTTCCCGCCAAAAACCAAAAATTGCATGTTCCCGACAAAACCCCAAAAAAGCATTTTCCCGCCAAAACCGCAAAAAACATTTTCTCGCCAAAACCGGAAAATGCAATTTTCCCGCCAAAACCAAAAAACGCATTTTCCCGCCAAAAACCCAAAATTGCATGTTTCCAACAAAACCCAAAAAAAAAAAACATTTTCCCGCCAAAACCGCAAAATGCATTTTCTCGCCAAAACCGAAAAAACGCAATTTTCCTGGCAAAACCGGAAAAACGCATTTTCCCGCCAAAACTGAAAAATACATTTTCCCGTCAAAACTGGAAAATGCATTTTCCCGCCAAAACCGGAAAAACATAGTTTCCCGCCAAAACTGGAAAACGTATTTTCCCGCCAAAACAGGAAAACGTATTTCCCCTCCGAAACCGCAAAAAATATTTTCCGCCAAAAACGCAAAAATCCACTTTTGTCGTCAAAAACGCAAAAATACATATTTCCCGCCAAAGCCGCAAAAATGCATTTTCCCGTCAAAATCGCGAAAAAAACTTTTCTTGTCAAACCCGCAAAAACACACTTTTTCGTCAAAAACACATTTTCGGCCAAAACCGCAAAACACACTTTTCCCGCCAAAACCGCATAAACGTATTTTCCGCCAAACCCATAAAAACGTATTTTCCGCCAAAACAAAAAAAAAATGGACTTTTTCGTCAAAAACACATTTTTCCTCAAAAACCGCAAAAATATTTTCCGCCAAAATCGTAAAAATGCTATTTTCCGCCGAAACGTAAACAAATATATTTTATTCATTTTATTAATAAGTCCATATGGATGTAGATGCAAGTTAATAAATGAAAAGCAAACGAACATAGTTGCAATCAAATGATTTATTTGGATGCATGAACGAAATGAAGAAATGAACAATACTCATATGGAACATCTGGATAAGACATCTAGATGGACCATCTGAATGGATAAGACATCTAGATGGACCATCTGAATGCATCTTCCAGATGTACAAACGAACATGGCCTTTGTATACTTACCAAACTCTCAGCCTTTGTTGTTCTTTTGTCTGG includes:
- the LOC106299258 gene encoding uncharacterized protein LOC106299258; protein product: MKIFLRCFKPKFYKKCKSATSYMKIRLEIVRKRRIAMIKFLKMDIVEFLKNGLDYDAYRRAEVLLEELRIISCYDILEQFCDCISENLSLMLKKRECPEECREAVSSLIYAAAWVPDVPELKDLRAVFTRRFGSFIASSVNYELVEKTELRRRPSRELKIQTVKDIAKEFSIDWDPTALNLLLLRQTSALQIEDKVESGADDPRIERKKSIVNDQSEDESVLSQAWTRDSLSHRSLSSSSRSSFGSPRRDSGMEKKKKKILPYGIISPSDTKPGAGNDEKAQEEKLEKKKSNDQENSKLLKPQGNDKETSSTREKERMSSFQRPKLLDYDEAMARLAALRRR